The following nucleotide sequence is from Mycobacterium sp. 3519A.
CCGGTGTTCACCGGAATCGTCGAAGAACTGGGCGAGGTCGTAGCCAAGGAAGAACTCGGCGACTCGGCCCGGTTGGTCATCCGCGGGCCTGTCGTGACGGCCGACGCAGGGCACGGCGATTCGATCGCGGTCAACGGCGTCTGTCTGACCGTGGTCGAAGTGTTGCCCGACGGCGTCTTCAGCGCCGACGTGATGGGTGAAACGCTGAACCGGTCGAGCCTGCGCGGTGTCGGCGTGGGCAGCCATGTGAACCTCGAGCGGGCCGCTGCGGTCAACAGCCGCCTTGGCGGGCACATCGTGCAGGGCCATGTCGACGGGACGGGGCACGTGATCGCGCGGACCCCGTCGGAACATTGGGAAGTCATTCGAATTGCGTTGCCCACGGGGTTGTCTCGATACGTCGTCGAGAAGGGGTCGATCACGGTCGACGGGGTGTCGCTGACGGTTTCCGGTCTGGGCCATGACTGGTTCGAGGTGTCGTTGATCCCGACGACGCTGCAACTCACCACTCTCGGCAGCGCCGAGGTCGGCACCCGCGTCAATCTCGAGGTCGACATCATCGCCAAGTACGTGGAGCGGCTGCTGGGTTCCTCCGACGACGACAGCGGCGCCGGCAACGCCTGACAGCCGCTTTACAGCTTCGTCCAGCTCGCGATCGCCGCTGTCAAACAAGCGCATGCTTCGATGAGCTTTGCGACCCATACACCATTAGCCGACGCGCGGAAGTAGATTTGCCTCAACGCACCGGCGTGTCGCCTTGGCGCTGGTGTTCGCCCAGCTCATAGCCGTGAAATCTAGGGCCGGCAGCCTACGTCCGACACGGTCGTATGGTTTGCGAAAGATCCTTGCCAGTTATTGACGCCCATGTTAAGTTTCGCCGCAGTTAATTTGAAAATTCATGTACCGGCCTCCGGGCCCATGAAGCCGTCACTCGGGGGAGTCGGGAGCATGTCATGTCGGCAGCTAAGCGTGGCAAGCATGCGAAGCGGCCCGAGAGGGCCGGTCGCGCGAGCCGACTAGCGGTCGCTGTAGGTCTCGGGATCGCGGTGGCCACCACAGGTCACGGCGTCGCGTCTGCCGCCACAGGTGAGAACTCGACCTCAGGGTCGCCGGACACCGACGGCGGATCGAAGGCGAACGCCACGACCGACTCGGGCACAACGACGTCCGGTGCAACGGGCACCTCCGGCGCCACCACCGCGGGCACGGAACCGGAGCACCCGACCACGTCGACGTCGACGACGACGTCCACCTCGACGACCACGACCTCGTCGGGATCACAGACCACGACCACCACGACCTCCGGCGATGGTCCGACATCGTCGGTCAGTGCCTCCGGTGGTTCCGGTACCACGGTCTCGCACGAGAACTCGCCCACGCCCACACCGACACCGACCGCCATCGAACCGACCACGGAGAAACCCAAGCCGCAGGAACACGACCAAACACCCTCGGAGACAACGACTCCGACGCCTGACGTGACGCCAGCGACCGATGACAAGCAGAAGTCGTCGACGTCGGCAGCGCAGGCGGTGGTAGAGGAGAAGGCCGCGGTCACCGAGCCCGAAACCGGCGAAACCGTCACGGCCGCGGCACAAACCGCTGAGCAGAAGACCACGCAGACCGCGGTGGCGCCCCTCGCGCGGACGACGGCGGCGACCACACCGGCCACCCCGCCGACGTTCGGGCTTCCGACGGTGACCCTGCCGCCGTATCCCACCATCCCCGGCGTATCACCGACGCGGGTGGCGGTGGCCGTCGTCGTCGTGCTGGGGCGTGCGCTGCAGACCGCGCTGTCGGGACCCATCCCTAATCCGATCGCGATCCCGATCTACATGGTGCTGGTCGCGGCGTATCAGCGCCTCACCGAGATCGCGCTGAACCATGTCCCGGTCGTCACGCAACCGACTCCGGCACTTCAGGTTCCGGTGCTGGGCACCATCACGGGCACGCTCGTCGCGACCGATCCGGACGGTGATCCGCTGACGTTCACCTACACACAGCCCACCAACGGCGGCCTGGTCGTCGTGACGAACGTGCCGCTGACCAACCAGTACACCTACGTCTACACCCCGCCGCTGCTCGGCGGCGGCGGGCCGAACTCGTTCACCATCACCTTCGACGACACCGGCGTCGGGGACCACTTCTACGCACCGAACGGACACACCACCTCGTACACAGTCAATCTCGACGTGCCGACCGCGACGGTCGGCACGCGAGACAGCATCGGGGTGGTGCGCGGCGGCTTCGCGGGCGGCAGTGTCGACGGGCGGACCTACAGCCTCGCCAACGGCAACACCGCGGGCGCGACCGCCACGTCGGCGTTCACCACG
It contains:
- a CDS encoding riboflavin synthase yields the protein MFTGIVEELGEVVAKEELGDSARLVIRGPVVTADAGHGDSIAVNGVCLTVVEVLPDGVFSADVMGETLNRSSLRGVGVGSHVNLERAAAVNSRLGGHIVQGHVDGTGHVIARTPSEHWEVIRIALPTGLSRYVVEKGSITVDGVSLTVSGLGHDWFEVSLIPTTLQLTTLGSAEVGTRVNLEVDIIAKYVERLLGSSDDDSGAGNA